The Bacillus vallismortis genome window below encodes:
- a CDS encoding ABC transporter ATP-binding protein, whose translation MILQLDNVSLKRNGKWILRDIHWRVEEKENWVLYGLNGAGKTALLNMLCSYYFPTSGKMQVLGHEFGKTELGEKLRRKIGLVSAALQQKFYPADSAFEIALSGAYASIGLYETPSAEIREKAIGLLEDLGAIEYADRRYETLSQGEKQRALIARALMADPELLILDEPVTGLDFIAREKLLDTITYIANKENAPSILYVTHHAEEILPVFDKALLLKQGEVFKSGEIKEMLTDHILSAFFDTPIHVLWNQGRPFLTRAEPITNA comes from the coding sequence ATGATTTTGCAGCTTGACAATGTCTCATTAAAACGAAATGGAAAATGGATACTGAGGGATATCCATTGGAGGGTGGAAGAAAAGGAAAATTGGGTGCTTTACGGACTGAATGGCGCCGGAAAGACCGCACTGTTAAATATGCTTTGCTCATATTATTTCCCAACATCGGGCAAGATGCAGGTGCTTGGCCATGAATTTGGCAAAACAGAGCTTGGGGAGAAGCTCAGACGGAAAATTGGCCTCGTCTCAGCCGCTCTTCAGCAAAAATTTTATCCGGCAGATTCAGCATTTGAAATTGCTTTGAGCGGCGCTTACGCTTCAATTGGATTATATGAAACACCAAGTGCGGAAATCAGGGAAAAAGCGATTGGTTTGTTAGAGGACTTGGGAGCGATTGAATATGCCGACCGCCGCTATGAAACCCTTTCTCAAGGAGAAAAACAAAGAGCCTTGATTGCAAGAGCGCTAATGGCGGATCCGGAGCTGCTGATACTGGACGAACCGGTCACAGGGCTGGATTTTATTGCCCGGGAAAAGCTGTTAGACACGATTACATACATTGCAAACAAAGAAAATGCGCCATCGATCCTTTATGTGACTCATCATGCGGAAGAAATTTTGCCGGTCTTTGACAAAGCCCTTTTGTTAAAACAGGGAGAGGTCTTTAAATCCGGAGAAATAAAAGAAATGCTTACTGATCACATACTCTCGGCTTTTTTTGATACGCCAATCCATGTATTATGGAATCAGGGTCGGCCGTTTTTAACAAGAGCCGAGCCGATAACAAATGCCTGA